A single window of Pectobacterium parmentieri DNA harbors:
- the secF gene encoding protein translocase subunit SecF has product MAQEYNIEQLNHGRKVYDFMRWDTLAFVISGLLIMIAVAIMGVRGFNWGLDFTGGTVIEINLEKPIDLDVLRSSLETSGFSEPQVQNFGSSRDVMVRMPPVSGSENEALGNKVLTVVNDTFQQHATVKRIEFVGPSVGSDLAQAGALALLSALIAILIYIGFRFEWRLALGAVLALGHDVIITMGLLSLFSIEVDLTIIASLMSVIGYSLNDKIVVSDRIRENFRKIRRGTPYEITNISLTQTLHRTIITSATTLAMILILMFFGGALLHGFSMTMFIGVIIGTISSIYVSSALALKLGMKREHLLIQKVEKEGADQPSILP; this is encoded by the coding sequence GTGGCACAGGAATACAACATTGAACAACTAAACCATGGGCGTAAAGTCTATGATTTCATGCGCTGGGACACATTGGCGTTTGTGATTTCCGGTCTGCTGATCATGATCGCTGTCGCGATCATGGGTGTGCGTGGTTTCAACTGGGGGCTCGATTTTACCGGTGGTACGGTCATTGAGATTAACCTTGAGAAACCGATCGATCTCGATGTTCTGCGCAGTTCGTTGGAGACCTCTGGGTTTTCAGAACCGCAGGTACAAAATTTCGGTAGCAGCCGTGACGTGATGGTGCGTATGCCACCGGTTTCTGGTAGTGAGAACGAAGCGCTCGGCAACAAAGTGCTGACGGTGGTGAATGATACCTTCCAGCAGCATGCGACGGTGAAACGTATCGAGTTCGTTGGGCCGAGTGTGGGAAGCGATTTAGCACAGGCGGGCGCGTTGGCGCTGTTGTCTGCACTGATTGCAATCCTCATCTACATTGGCTTCCGCTTCGAGTGGCGTCTGGCATTAGGTGCTGTGTTGGCGCTAGGGCATGACGTGATCATTACGATGGGGCTACTGTCTTTGTTCAGTATTGAGGTTGATCTCACGATCATCGCCTCGCTGATGTCGGTCATTGGTTATTCGCTTAACGATAAGATCGTTGTGTCTGACCGTATCCGTGAGAATTTCCGCAAGATCCGACGCGGAACACCTTACGAAATTACCAACATTTCTCTGACACAGACGCTGCACCGTACCATCATCACGTCGGCGACCACGCTGGCGATGATTTTAATCCTGATGTTCTTTGGCGGTGCGTTATTGCATGGTTTCTCGATGACAATGTTTATCGGTGTCATCATCGGTACCATCTCTTCTATCTATGTTTCTTCAGCTTTGGCTCTGAAACTGGGAATGAAGCGTGAACACCTGCTGATTCAGAAAGTGGAAAAAGAGGGCGCGGATCAACCGTCTATCCTGCCTTAA
- a CDS encoding DUF3251 domain-containing protein: protein MRIRYRVLTFLPALLLLAGCAEQRQMPKLQNQIGQLNHQLQTLTDQATALERQNALNSQSASGVYLLPAAQTSIQLESSIGRLSVSLRNIETEANGTSALLHIRTLDAKGLPAFGAQLDWGRLDPVSGKPLVGDTQTQSFVVSPTLLPKTEAIVELRLSGLSPEELGFVHLHQVQEVQSPPPVAATESP, encoded by the coding sequence ATGAGAATCCGATATCGCGTACTGACCTTCCTGCCAGCGCTGTTATTGCTCGCAGGATGCGCAGAACAACGCCAGATGCCTAAATTGCAAAATCAGATAGGCCAGTTAAATCACCAATTGCAAACGCTGACCGATCAGGCCACAGCATTGGAACGACAAAATGCGTTGAATTCCCAATCCGCCTCTGGTGTTTATTTACTGCCAGCGGCGCAGACGAGCATACAGTTAGAAAGCAGCATTGGCAGGCTCAGCGTATCGTTACGCAATATAGAGACAGAAGCGAACGGAACCAGCGCGTTGCTACACATTCGCACGCTTGATGCTAAAGGGTTACCCGCCTTTGGTGCACAGTTGGATTGGGGACGCCTCGACCCCGTGAGCGGGAAGCCTTTAGTAGGGGATACGCAAACGCAGTCTTTTGTTGTCTCACCCACGCTGTTACCAAAAACCGAAGCGATTGTTGAATTACGCCTGAGCGGTCTGTCGCCGGAAGAGCTTGGCTTTGTTCATTTACACCAGGTTCAGGAAGTACAGAGCCCACCGCCCGTTGCCGCAACCGAGTCCCCCTAG
- the nrdR gene encoding transcriptional regulator NrdR, translating into MHCPFCSAVDTKVIDSRLVGEGSQVRRRRQCLVCHERFTTFEVAELVMPRVIKSNEVREPFNEDKLRSGMLKALEKRPVSSDDVEMAINHIKSHLRATGEREVTTKMVGNLVMEALRKLDKVAYIRFASVYRSFEDIREFGEEIARLQD; encoded by the coding sequence ATGCATTGCCCATTTTGTTCCGCTGTTGATACCAAAGTCATTGATTCCCGTCTGGTCGGCGAAGGTTCGCAAGTCCGTCGTCGTCGGCAGTGTCTGGTTTGTCACGAACGCTTCACCACGTTTGAAGTGGCTGAACTGGTGATGCCGCGAGTCATCAAAAGCAATGAAGTGCGCGAGCCGTTTAATGAAGACAAATTGCGTAGCGGTATGTTGAAAGCGCTGGAAAAAAGGCCGGTGAGTTCGGATGACGTTGAAATGGCGATTAATCATATAAAATCTCACCTTCGTGCGACCGGAGAACGCGAGGTGACTACCAAAATGGTAGGCAATCTGGTAATGGAAGCGTTGAGAAAGCTGGACAAAGTGGCTTATATCCGGTTTGCCTCGGTGTATCGCAGTTTTGAAGATATCCGTGAATTTGGCGAAGAGATCGCACGTTTACAGGACTAG
- the ribD gene encoding bifunctional diaminohydroxyphosphoribosylaminopyrimidine deaminase/5-amino-6-(5-phosphoribosylamino)uracil reductase RibD gives MSAFQENSSQKNNAQENGQLPQDAFYMARALELARRGRFTTAPNPNVGCVIVRDGEIVGEGYHFRAGEPHAEVHALRMAGERARGATAYVTLEPCSHHGRTPPCADALIAAGVSRVVAAMQDPNPQVAGRGLHRLQQSGITVSHGVMMAEAEKVNVGFLKRMRTGFPYVQLKMAASLDGRTAMASGESQWITSPQARQDVQRFRAESAAILSSSATVLADDPSLTVRWLELDADVQKRYSEADLRQPVRVIVDSQQRVTPQHRVVSQPGETWLARVQADEQAWPQGVEQVMLPQHNGGVDLVALMMVLGRRQINSVWVEAGASLAGALLNAGVVDELVVYLAPKLLGENARALCLLPGLDQLSQAPEFDIAEVRQIGPDLRLRLKPKF, from the coding sequence ATGAGCGCTTTCCAGGAAAACAGTTCTCAGAAAAATAATGCTCAGGAAAACGGGCAATTGCCGCAGGATGCATTCTACATGGCGCGTGCGTTAGAACTGGCGCGTCGTGGCCGTTTTACGACGGCACCTAACCCCAATGTTGGCTGTGTGATCGTGCGTGATGGCGAGATTGTCGGTGAAGGCTACCATTTCCGTGCGGGTGAACCTCATGCTGAGGTGCATGCGCTGAGAATGGCGGGGGAACGCGCACGTGGCGCTACGGCCTATGTCACTCTGGAACCGTGCAGCCACCACGGACGAACGCCGCCTTGTGCCGATGCGCTGATTGCTGCTGGCGTTTCTCGTGTGGTGGCCGCAATGCAGGACCCCAATCCACAGGTTGCCGGTCGTGGTTTACATCGCTTACAGCAATCAGGGATTACCGTTAGTCATGGCGTGATGATGGCTGAAGCAGAGAAGGTGAATGTCGGCTTTCTGAAACGTATGCGGACGGGCTTTCCTTACGTGCAGCTCAAAATGGCGGCGTCTTTGGATGGGCGTACTGCGATGGCATCGGGAGAAAGCCAGTGGATTACTTCGCCGCAGGCGCGGCAGGATGTACAGCGTTTTCGCGCGGAGAGCGCCGCAATTCTGAGCAGTAGTGCGACGGTATTGGCCGACGATCCCTCCCTCACCGTGCGGTGGTTAGAATTGGATGCGGATGTTCAGAAACGCTATTCAGAGGCAGATCTCAGGCAGCCCGTTCGGGTGATTGTGGACAGTCAGCAGCGCGTCACGCCGCAACATCGCGTTGTTAGCCAACCGGGTGAAACCTGGTTAGCACGTGTTCAGGCCGATGAACAGGCATGGCCGCAGGGCGTTGAACAGGTCATGCTACCGCAGCACAATGGCGGCGTTGATTTGGTGGCGCTAATGATGGTGCTGGGGAGGCGTCAGATTAACTCCGTCTGGGTTGAGGCCGGAGCAAGTCTGGCCGGGGCGTTGCTTAATGCGGGTGTCGTTGATGAACTTGTCGTTTATCTTGCCCCCAAACTGCTGGGTGAAAATGCCCGTGCGCTGTGCCTCTTACCAGGGTTAGATCAACTGTCTCAGGCACCAGAATTTGACATCGCAGAGGTT